Genomic DNA from Scylla paramamosain isolate STU-SP2022 chromosome 12, ASM3559412v1, whole genome shotgun sequence:
GCACGCCCTTCACTGGTAACATTAGAGCGCTATCAATGACTCCCACTGGCGCCGCTAGGTTCCTTAACTCCTATACTGTGTTCGCTAACTTTGAATcattaatatttgtttttaattgaTCTAGTGGAGGTTGTTGgaattttcaaaggtgttttcgtgGTATTATTGATGGTGTGACTAGGACTTTCCATCCTCAAACGCTTCGTCTATCTTAACGGGTCTGATGGAAGgtatttgggttttcaaggcCGTTTTCGTGATATTCATTCGTTTCATTGTCTTCCTCGATTAGTTTTAATTGCTCTAGTGGAAATTAATAGAGCTCTCaggggtgttttcgtgattctagtgatgctTTGATAGATGTTATGCATTCTTAAATGTTGTATTAGCTTGTTTAGACTAATTTGAATGCGGTAATGAAATTTATTacgattttcaagagtgttttcgtgattgtaGAGGCAGTTCGACAAAGAATCTGCATTCCCTAAACGCATCAAATCTTATCTCGATTACTTTTAACAGGtttagtggaaattattggcatttttttttaagggagagTTACATGATTCCTTAGTGCGGCATaaattaagaggggatctgactGAGGCCctgaaataggtaggcatatagCAAGGGGTGACAAAAACAAATCCTTAACTTGATAAAaggagagtagaaaaaaaagagagctaagaagaaactggttctcaaatagaatggtaaACTAATGGAACagattcagtaatcaggatggtagtgatagtttaacaggtatTCAGCATTTTTAAACGTTGCCTTATCTTGTCATGACTGGCTTTAAGTGGATTAGTGGAACCTATTagagttttcaaaggtgttttcgtgattctatcAAAGGTTTCACAAGGACTTGCCTTTACTCAGACGTCTCACTATCTCACTGACTTTTCTGTTGGAGATACTGTGGTTTTCATTAGTGTTTTCGTGATACTAATGATGGTTTAAGAAAAATTTCGCATTCCCAGTAGTTGCAGCATCCTATTTTGACGTTTAACGGTCTGGTgggagttactggggtttttagggggcgttttcatgattctggtgaagATTTAACAAGGGCGTTGCATTTTTAAATATTGCCTTATCTTGTCTCGACTAGTTTAACtgctctagtgaaagttattgtgattttcaaggatgctttTGTGATTGTGATGCTTTAACAATGATCTACTCAACTACGAATTTACGTATCTTTATATCTAACTAGCTAtctatccttctatctatctatctatctatgtttgTCTATATGTATATACGTCTGTCTTTATGCATCTACCATTTACGAAGTTTCTGTATACCAGTTtacctatttttctctctatccatctatctgtctgtctacccgtacctccatctattcatctagcaagttacctgtccatctatccatccatccttccatcaccaaggttacgagtattctctctctctctctctctctctctctctctctctctctctctctctctctctctctctctctctctctctctctctctccgaaaacCCCACATTGCTTCacgtcttgagagagagagagagagagagagagagagagagagagagagagagagagagagagagagagagagagagagagagagaatgatatttCCGGGTTGTGTTTAAAAGTCGACACACGTTCTCTTTTCAATCTGTTCAACCTAAACTCGTGAGGCGGCATCTCAACACTTCACAGGACCCACccaccttctcttttttcaccaccctacgttttctctctcgtcctttctctctctctctctctctctctctctctctctctctctctggccaaaTAAGTACGGGACTGCAGAGATGACTGAAGAAAACGTAACAGTGGAGATGTGTtgtgcattgttgttgttgttgttggtggtggtggtggtggtgatggtggtaaggggagagagagagagagagagagagagagaggagagagagagagaggagagagagagagagagagagagagagagagagagaggagagagagagagagatgtgaaagTTGCTGCGGTTACTTCTTCTAcgaccactattactactacttctactactactactactactgctactactactactactactactttaacaTCTATTTCTGGTTTAGGAATCTAGACATTTtctagttgagagagagagagagagagagagagagagagagagagagagagagagagagagagagagagatgagatgagagagagagagagagagagagagagaaaactaaccAGAAAATAACCAAGCCAGTCTCAGTTAGCCAGTCATCTGTTCACACATTCAGTCACCCACTTACacacccagtcagtcagccagatAAGCAGGCACCTACCCAACTTACCCAGCCACTCAATCCATCTATATactcatccagccagccagtcagacaggcagataaactGACGGTCCTTCAGCCACCCAGTTCACCCAGCCACTCAATCACTCAACTACACAACCAACCATGTACACTCTAAATCAGccaaccatccatccagccagccaaatagacagacagacagacagacagtcagacagacagacaaacacccaGCTAGCCAAatcagacagacatacaaacagccagccagccagccggccagccaggcaaacagaaagacacatacatacatacatacgtacatgcatacatacatacaaacagacagacagacatcgaCCTTCTCACTCAGTCAAGCCTAGACATGGATATATAACCAGATAGACACACACTCAGTCTATCAATCAGCTGATTAGTCAGatagccagtcagtcatcccTCCCACCCATCCAACGACCTAGTTAGCCATCCtgaacagccagacagacagacaagcaccaTCGACTCTTCCACTTAGACATTCTGACATCCACACACAGCGACAGCCACCCACctacccccccaacacacacacacaccaaacgaaaaaaaatgagaaacaaaattaaagataaTATGCTTCGtggaacagagagagggaagaagaaagttctaagaagaaagagaaaagaaggaaaggaagcggaggaggaggaggaggaggaggaagaggaggaggaggaggaggaggaggaggaagaggaggaggaggaaaggaagggaaaaggaaggaaggcatttAAATCACCGCTTAAATGACCCTTtgtccacacaccacacacacacacacacacacacacacacacacacacacacacgtaaatcaCCGCAGAATCACCACAGTTTCCCTTTACGTCACCAAAGTtactcttgtttgtttattctaaCCCACTGACCTTCTTGCTCCACGCGACCTTTCATCTCttgaccttccctcctccatgaGCAATGAAGGGGGGGAAGAGTAGGGGAGGTGACGTGTTGGGGAGGtaagaggtgaggaaggaggggaagaggaatgcagtggggaggaaaaggaatagaaagagagaaggataagtaAGGAATGAGGAGGGGCTGAGAtatgataagaggaggaggaggaggaggaggaggaggatggtgactGGGGGAAAAggtaaggaatgaaaggagaatgagataaagaagacaagacgaggacaaagaaaatggaagatggaaagagatgtgaatgagagagagaggaaagtcgAGGATGAAGGTTAGGAGAAAATagcgaagggaagaaagggaaaatagaagaaggatgaatgaaaggGGAATGAAATAGgaagcaaaaacaagaacaaagaaaagtggaggaggaggaagagatgtgaatgaaatataaaggagaggatggaggccaggagagaatgagaagaaaagaaaaggaagaggaggaggaggaggaggaggatgaagggcaagaagaggacaaagaaggcAGAGGACAGATaactggaaaggaggaaaggaggaaagggagaggaaggacacGGAGACAAAGacgaggggggaaggaagagaggaagggagggaaggggggagggaaggcaggaggaaggaaagcaggattTTTGACCGTCCTTCATTTCTGATatgcttgtttttattttctaattgatttttttacttatttatttggttgttgcgagtctgttattattattattattattattattattattattattattattattattattattatcattatcattattattattattattgttattcaaccagtagcaaaaaataaatatatacatgatTTAAATTTCAACACGTATCTTgctcaaactctctctctctctctctctctctctctctctctctctctctctctctctctctctctctctctctctctctctctctctctaagtcggTATCTCTAAGTCGGTAAATGAGCAGGTTAGGTTGAACAAAGGAATAAGCGTAGATAATTCCACGGTGTTTTATGTCACTGGGCAAACACAccacattttccttcttcttcttcggtaAGTTATTCACGTCACCCAGTTTCCTAATGATTTCGCACGATACTGGTGATGATGACATTGTGCTGGTAATgtctcaagtgtgtgtgtgtgtgtgtgtgagagagagagagagagagagagagagagagagagagagagagagagagagagagagagggaggaggcagaCAGATACAGTCACACACAGATCCTCAATTAATAAAAACTCGTGACtaagctttttcttcttttgatcttAATGAAGAAAGGTTACTGGactgaaaacaaaggaaaaggaagaggaggaggaggaggaagaggaagaaaaataggagagcATACAGAGACACGGAGGTAacggaaaaaagtgaagaaaatgacatgataatggaaagaacacataaaaagaagaaaaagagaaggaagagaaggaggcttGAACGAAATGTGGGGAAGAAAGaaatcgaagaaaaaaaatagaaatattgcTTAAGAGAACCGTACACTGCATACTCGGTCGTTCAgtaatagacagacacagacaaacagacagacagatatatagacaaGGGGATGGACAGATCTATACTTTTTGGAGATTGGCACCTTTCTTTATATAGTCTTTTTGTTACCCTAAGCCAGAGTTCcgcccttacataaaaaaagatagaccAACAGACAGAGGCAGATGAATACTGACCAGAATAGATgacgtttactctctctctctctctctctctctctctctctctctctctctctctctctctctctctctctctctcagtaccgtCACTAACCTAGATAAGCACAAGGACAGCCTGCCACCACTCCCATTGCCTCACtacctgtcctgtcctgtcctgtcctgtcgtGAGAGAGTCGTGCTTTGTCCTAAACGGCGCCTTGTCTCCTTTACCTGGAGTGTTTTCGAATGAGTTTGCCGGTTTTTGTctgttcatttcctttattcgtTTTAAGTAATACGATGCGAAGTTTATTGATGATATGTATCTGTGTTTATCTTGTGTGTTCTTTTCTGTTAtagtttatttacgtatttatcaTCTTTGCTTTTGTGATTATGAATCATAGTTTTCTTTACGgttatagtttatttatttgccatTTTTACATTTGTGCTTATcatatagttttcttttctgttataGTGTATTTATCATCTATATACCTTCTATATCTATATACATCTATATACcatgtgttttcctttcctgatATAGTTTCTGTGCCTAGCATATTACATTTCTCATCATTGAATTTTCCAATAGTCTGTACAGTGTTATTCTTGATTATTTCATCCGCCAACTTCATGTTTTACTTTTACACTCAGCTTCTTTCTCGAGCGTACATAACCTCACTACAGCAGCGCCATAACTTAATCAGTTTCGAATATTCTGCACTGTGCttttcttcaccattttctCCACCAACTCCACTCCATCTCGATCCAGCGCTATATAACCTTTCTCTCAGTCAATATCAAGAACAGAGCCTTCCCTCGCTTCTGCTAACCCGCCTCTCTGCCCATAGGTGTGTACTTCCACGTGGTCGGTGAGGGCGTGGTGCGCGTGATGGACAGACGCCAACACATCTACACCGATAAGGAAAACTACATCGACTTCAGGATGCGTCTTCTTGGCGAGCCAGGTAAGCGAGCGAAGGTATTAGAGGGTGAAGATgttagaggaagggagaaggagatagacgaagaggatgaggaagggaaggaggaaaagacgggaAGATATAGAGGAGGGAGATAGACggggagaataagaaaggaggggcgggaaaatatagaagaaaggTAAAACTGGGAGAGATATTGATAAATGGGTGAGTGAGAAAAGACAGGACTAACATCATTGcatatttctttatcttatagAGATATGTAATGATGTTAGTAGAAGGGATATAGATGGAGAGAGTAagaaagggaaggcaggagaaatgggaaaatatataggagagatagagataggtTCATTAATTTAAGAATTGGTTAATGGCGAAGAACTGGCACTtaagtggaccttttttttctaatgatttttttgcccttggccagtgatccgcttgcataaaaaaaaagaaaaaaaagcgagggagaaaggagaaagtgagtTAAACgaagagagtaagaaaggaTTAGTCTTGTAAGCGTCTCAGATGGTTTAGGATTTGTCTCGCCCTCAGATGATTTGGAATTAAGTCTCGTGCACAATACTTTATCACCAGATGTAGCTACTTTGTTAAAGGCCTGTccataccagaaaaaaaaaaaaaaaattggaagcaAATTTTTGAAACAGTTTGCATGCAGTTTGTAAAGTGTTTGGAAACGGCTTGCAAACTGGAAATTGTTTGAAGACTTTGCAAACTTTGTTTCTGAACTTAGTTTCCTGGTGTGGACTCGCCTTAAGGTTTGATAATGAATCAGAAGTTGGAGAGTTTTTGGTTTGTACTCCTAGACGACATCATTGTGCAAGCACACTAATTTATGCCACTTGATCACACTTATACCTTGGATCAGGacatttaattatatttcaccAATCGGGGCAGACAAGGGGTTGGTTTAGACTTATAGCCAAGCCGAGTGACGTGTATGTTTAAGGCCACGTGACAATAGCGCCTCATGCATTGTGTTGACGGTCATGTGTCGTCAGAACGTCAGGAGTGTCAGTCTGTACCCtttaccccctccctccctggagCTCCGTGCCCCCCGCCCCAGTAACACCCGCTCTTTGCAGACGAGCGATACCCCATGGAGAACGAGGAACACCAGACGCCCCGGGGTAagtcccatcccttccttctaaACAGTCCCACAATCCTCAGGTCTCGCGGCGACACTCCTCTCACGCGACTAACTGGCTATGTATTAATCCGCGCCTCCTCACAGCTCCTCACGCCACTTAACTGTATTACTATTGGACTAGTGACTCTAATCCAGCGAGTGAGACTAACGCAGCAGGACTGGATGGCCCGGCGGCGGCGTGGCGACGGCTCTATATCAAGGCGTGGCAAATCATTACAGCCACCCGTCTGTTGTCTCGCAGCCCCTCTCCTCATTACTGACATCACTCCCGCGTTATTACTgtcactaccatcattattaccattgttcCCTCTCCTAATGGTGTATCTTGGCTTCCTCAAGGTCTGTACGTAGGAGTGTGTCTGAAGGTGAAGGCCAATGTAACCTTTCCTTAACGCGCAGGTCAGGGCCCCATCCTGCTGTCTCCGGGGATCCACAGTTTCCCCTTCAAGCTGGGTCTGCCACTCGGCTTGCCTTCCACCTTCCTGGGCAAGCACGGCTGGGTCCAGTACTACTGCAAGGCCGCCCTAAGGGAACCCAACGGCCTCACGCACAAGAACCAGCAAGTGTTTATCGTCATGAACCCGATCGACCTCAACGTGGAGCCTTCCATCCTGGCGGTGAGCACGTGAAGGGGCGTCTCCTGTGtacattcttcttgttctttcttcttcttattctcctccgtctttttttcttttttttttctcctcctctatctttttttcctacttcttctcctcttcctcttctttcgtttccttttctcctcctcctcctcctcctcctcctcctccttctcctccgtattcttcttttctcctcctgctcctcctccttttctgtacTTGAGGTTCTGGCCAAAGGCTACAGAACTAatgaaaaggcccactgaatgTGCTAGACCCTAAAGAAAACAGTTCAAAAACAAGTCCAAAATTATGAATCCTTTTCTCCAGTCCTTAACTCCCTCagtaccaccacaccaccatctaTTCATCTAACTTTTTCCCCTCCCACAGCAACCCTTCCACTGCGAGATTGAGCACAACTTGGGGATGACGTGTCTGTCGCGTGGCCCTGTCTCCTGCCGCGTAAGGCTGGACCGAGGAGGTTACGTGCCCGGTGAGACCATCAGTGTGTGGGCCAGGGTGCAGAACCAGAGCAAGGTTACCATCAAGAAGACCAGAGCCTGTCTCACTGAGGTATGGTAAGGCTGGGTTTGCTTGGGATATTGTTACATGGATTTGTTGGAGTCTAAAATGTGGGTTTAGTAATGAGGTTAGGTTGTTTTATGGTTGTAGTCAGTTAAATGTATGAGGTTAGTGGTTTGTTGTCAGCTTGTCAGTTAGTCTATCAGAAATATAAAGTTGGTTATATTTAGgtctagtcagtcagtcagtcaatcagaaGCATTTAGTTAGTTATGTAGATTTGCAGTCAATTTGCCGGTCTGTCAGATTCACACGGTCAATTTGTTAATCAGTCACGAAGGTTAGAAAGTCTGTTATTTATCCAAGCAGTATGGAAGTAAGAAAGTCGGTTATTCATTAATTCAagcagtcaatcagtcaacaagtcattcagtcagtcaagaAATCAGTCATCCATTCAataggtcagtcagtcattcagacAGCCAATAATTTAACCAATCAATCGTTCATACatgtagtcagtcagtcaatgctCCATCCATTCAGGGTATCAGTCAACCAGTGTTTCATTCatgtagtcagtcagtcagtatttcattcatccatccatccggtCAGAAACAGGATCTTCTCACCACTTCTCCTCTAAACCAGTCCcgtttcttctccatcttcccctcccacacctcacacctcacacgcctccccctcacacccctgaagtcagtcattcattcacccaAGCAGTCAAGCAGTTAGTCAATAAGCCAGCCAGTCTCTTggtaaatcaatcaatcaaccgtTCAAAAgggcagtcaggcagtcagcCAATGAATAATTCAATCCATCGATCATTCgttcagtaagtcagtcaatatTTCATTCCTTCAGGCAGTCAGAAACaaaatcctctcctctcctcctcaccactccTCATCCTGGTCCTCCAAACAAACCAGTCCAGCTTTTCCTCCCACACCTCACACTCCCAAAAACTCCACTCCAGCACAACACATATCCTCACGCCTTCTCCTCGCCTTCAGACGATCCAGTACATGTCGAAGAGCAAGGTGGTGCAGACGGAGACGCGGGAGCTGTCCTCGGTGGCTCGCGGGAAAGTCAAGCCGAGCGACACAGACGACTGGAAAAACGAGCAGCTGTACGTGCCGCCCCTGCCTCCCACCAACTTGCGCGGGTGTCACCTCATCCGCATTCAGTATGACGTGTTTGTAAGTGAATGACAGGATTGTTTTCTTGCGTGTGTGGGTCTGGATGGgttcgtgtgtgtttgtttcagtTGTTTGCGGTATACAGacgttgtttttttgttttgttttttgtcttcataTCTACTTTGATCTGAattagttttcttgttttttgttcttgttcttcctcctgtctaatgtattcttgtgtgtgtgtgtgtgtgtgtgtgtgtgtgtgtgtgtgtgtgtgtgtgtgtgtgtgtgtttacctagttgagGTATTGATGATTAAGTTCATGTTTGTCCTTTCTTCATAACCTAATCTcgtcttcttctgttcttgccTAATTGTATTGTAATAGGAGTCAAGCTCATTAAGTCTcatgttttcgtaatgtttgatcactttttttctttacaattgtTAATATTTTTAGCACTCACAGTCTTGCctaatcttactactactactactactacttcatcacAATTTTTTCTTACGAACAGAAAATATTTTTGGCACGATACTTTTCCCAGTC
This window encodes:
- the LOC135105700 gene encoding arrestin domain-containing protein 17-like isoform X2, encoding MARKLQKFMILFDNPNLLYFPGHFISGRVIVELEEDTSVLGVYFHVVGEGVVRVMDRRQHIYTDKENYIDFRMRLLGEPGQGPILLSPGIHSFPFKLGLPLGLPSTFLGKHGWVQYYCKAALREPNGLTHKNQQVFIVMNPIDLNVEPSILAQPFHCEIEHNLGMTCLSRGPVSCRVRLDRGGYVPGETISVWARVQNQSKVTIKKTRACLTETIQYMSKSKVVQTETRELSSVARGKVKPSDTDDWKNEQLYVPPLPPTNLRGCHLIRIQYDVFFIIEPNNLEKEIRLQLPIMMATYPYRNSDGTLKKKRGAQYPDSLPIFRPWLNNKSFE
- the LOC135105700 gene encoding arrestin domain-containing protein 17-like isoform X1, producing the protein MARKLQKFMILFDNPNLLYFPGHFISGRVIVELEEDTSVLGVYFHVVGEGVVRVMDRRQHIYTDKENYIDFRMRLLGEPDERYPMENEEHQTPRGQGPILLSPGIHSFPFKLGLPLGLPSTFLGKHGWVQYYCKAALREPNGLTHKNQQVFIVMNPIDLNVEPSILAQPFHCEIEHNLGMTCLSRGPVSCRVRLDRGGYVPGETISVWARVQNQSKVTIKKTRACLTETIQYMSKSKVVQTETRELSSVARGKVKPSDTDDWKNEQLYVPPLPPTNLRGCHLIRIQYDVFFIIEPNNLEKEIRLQLPIMMATYPYRNSDGTLKKKRGAQYPDSLPIFRPWLNNKSFE